A part of Phosphitispora fastidiosa genomic DNA contains:
- the recD2 gene encoding SF1B family DNA helicase RecD2, which produces MEYLSGIVERITYVNEENGFTVAKIKSRGFPDLVTVVGNMAAANVGAAVKLKGEWKVDSRFGRQFSVIDYMETIPATVAGIEKYLGSGLIKGIGPVNAKRIVKAFGVDTIRVIEEEPEKLAQAEGIGRKRVEMITEAWQEQKEIKNVMLFLQSHGVSTSFAVKIYKTYGDNSIKIVQANPYRLADDIWGIGFRTADIIAGKLGFDKNSYERCRSGVLYILNELSKEGHCFATKEELTDQTEKMLELERDNITGTIEKLAAEKLLIPEGEDNVYLPPFYYSEVGAARRIQEITSRESSFSAGDIEEIIGQVQAECGITYDEVQKDAVRTAVKAKFMVLTGGPGTGKTTTTLAVIRAFEKMDAVILLAAPTGRAAKRMTETTGMEAKTIHRLLEYKPPEGCQRNEENPLDCNLLIIDETSMVDIILFYNLLKAVRNDTVVILVGDADQLPSVSAGNVLNDIIDSGAVSVVRLQRIFRQAQGSMIVTNAHRINTGEFPVIKGGKNSDFFFIEEDDPVKAVEIIKDLCSRRLPSYYDTDPVDDIQVLCPMQRGETGAVNLNRTLQDVLNPNPVHIMHGGVQYRVRDKVMQIRNNYDKNVFNGDIGRIVSVDREDRTVEIKFDDSVIQYEVSELDEVIHAYATTIHKSQGSEYRIVVAPFSTQHYMMLQRNLLYTAITRAREVMVIVGSKKALAMAVKNRKISQRNTLLAQRLREHSLI; this is translated from the coding sequence ATGGAATACCTGTCAGGAATAGTTGAGCGAATCACATATGTCAATGAAGAAAATGGGTTCACTGTTGCCAAGATAAAGTCCAGGGGTTTTCCGGACCTGGTAACAGTGGTAGGGAATATGGCTGCCGCAAATGTGGGGGCCGCTGTTAAACTGAAGGGTGAATGGAAGGTTGACAGCAGGTTTGGCCGCCAGTTTTCGGTTATTGATTATATGGAGACAATCCCGGCCACTGTTGCCGGAATTGAAAAATACCTGGGGAGCGGATTAATCAAGGGTATCGGGCCTGTCAATGCCAAAAGAATTGTGAAGGCTTTTGGTGTTGATACCATAAGGGTAATCGAGGAAGAACCGGAGAAACTGGCTCAGGCTGAGGGTATCGGCAGGAAAAGGGTTGAAATGATTACAGAGGCCTGGCAGGAGCAGAAGGAAATCAAGAATGTGATGCTGTTCCTCCAGTCACACGGGGTCTCCACCTCTTTTGCGGTAAAGATATATAAAACTTATGGGGATAACAGCATCAAAATAGTCCAAGCCAACCCCTACCGCCTGGCTGATGACATCTGGGGCATTGGTTTCCGGACTGCTGACATAATTGCCGGGAAACTTGGTTTTGATAAGAATTCTTACGAACGGTGTCGTTCGGGAGTTTTATATATCCTTAATGAATTATCAAAGGAAGGCCATTGTTTTGCCACAAAGGAAGAACTGACCGACCAGACCGAAAAGATGCTGGAACTGGAAAGAGATAACATAACCGGGACAATAGAAAAACTGGCTGCAGAAAAGCTGCTTATCCCTGAGGGAGAGGACAATGTTTACCTGCCGCCTTTTTATTATAGTGAAGTCGGCGCTGCCAGAAGGATACAGGAAATCACTTCCCGGGAAAGCAGTTTCAGCGCCGGGGATATTGAGGAAATAATCGGGCAGGTCCAGGCAGAATGCGGCATTACCTATGATGAGGTCCAGAAAGATGCTGTTCGGACTGCAGTAAAGGCGAAGTTTATGGTCCTTACCGGAGGGCCCGGTACAGGCAAAACAACCACAACTCTGGCGGTCATCCGGGCCTTTGAGAAAATGGACGCCGTCATCCTGCTGGCCGCCCCTACCGGCAGAGCTGCCAAGAGGATGACAGAAACTACCGGTATGGAAGCCAAAACCATTCATCGACTGCTGGAGTATAAGCCTCCCGAGGGGTGCCAGAGAAATGAAGAAAACCCGCTGGACTGTAACCTCCTGATAATAGATGAGACCTCCATGGTTGATATTATTCTATTCTATAACCTCCTTAAAGCTGTCCGGAATGATACTGTTGTTATCCTGGTGGGCGATGCCGACCAGCTTCCCTCGGTGAGCGCCGGGAATGTGCTTAATGACATCATTGATTCCGGTGCGGTCAGTGTGGTCAGGCTGCAGCGGATATTCAGGCAGGCCCAGGGAAGCATGATTGTAACTAATGCCCACAGGATAAATACCGGGGAGTTTCCTGTAATCAAGGGAGGGAAGAACAGTGACTTTTTCTTTATCGAGGAAGATGACCCGGTAAAAGCTGTGGAAATAATCAAAGACCTGTGTTCCCGGAGGCTGCCCAGTTATTACGATACTGACCCGGTTGATGACATTCAGGTTCTCTGCCCGATGCAGCGCGGGGAGACAGGCGCTGTCAATCTGAACCGGACTCTTCAGGATGTTCTGAATCCCAACCCGGTGCATATCATGCACGGGGGAGTCCAGTACCGGGTCAGGGATAAAGTAATGCAGATCAGAAATAATTACGATAAGAACGTCTTTAATGGTGATATCGGCAGGATTGTTTCAGTTGATCGTGAGGATAGGACGGTTGAGATTAAGTTTGATGACTCTGTTATCCAATATGAGGTATCTGAGCTGGATGAAGTCATCCATGCCTATGCCACGACCATTCATAAGAGTCAGGGGAGTGAATACAGGATTGTGGTGGCGCCCTTTTCCACCCAGCACTATATGATGCTGCAGAGAAACCTCCTGTACACGGCAATTACCAGGGCCAGGGAAGTGATGGTTATTGTCGGCTCCAAGAAAGCCCTGGCCATGGCAGTGAAGAACAGGAAAATCTCCCAGAGAAATACCCTGCTGGCCCAGCGGCTCAGGGAGCACAGTCTCATATAA
- a CDS encoding BsuPI-related putative proteinase inhibitor, with the protein MGRSVVQYGGLVTVLSTNKDFYFPGEPVQMFLNTVNVSPQPVRLTFPTTQRYDFVAAGPFGEVWRWSAGRFFAQGDHYVPPFTPQVVETIILRPGENLFYREVWNQEDNGGRRVPPGVYVVSGWNTFSGSEYLPRPYVYITIGRPWFF; encoded by the coding sequence ATGGGCAGGTCAGTAGTGCAATATGGCGGCCTGGTAACAGTCCTGTCAACAAATAAGGATTTCTATTTTCCGGGTGAACCGGTACAGATGTTCCTGAACACGGTTAATGTCTCACCACAGCCGGTCAGGCTTACTTTCCCTACGACACAGCGTTATGATTTTGTTGCTGCCGGACCGTTTGGTGAAGTTTGGCGCTGGTCGGCAGGCAGGTTTTTTGCTCAGGGGGATCACTATGTTCCGCCGTTTACGCCGCAGGTTGTGGAGACTATCATCCTGAGACCGGGCGAAAACCTGTTTTACCGGGAGGTCTGGAACCAGGAAGACAATGGCGGGCGGCGGGTTCCGCCGGGGGTTTATGTGGTATCCGGATGGAATACCTTTAGCGGCTCCGAGTATCTGCCAAGGCCGTATGTGTATATAACAATCGGGAGACCGTGGTTTTTTTAA
- the cas6 gene encoding CRISPR-associated endoribonuclease Cas6, translating into MHIYFSLHSTGQLEIPLQYNHLVQAAVYNGIDPKLAAFLHEEGYQSGSRNFKLFAFSRLLGRFRIVKEKNTIIFSDSLTLVVSSPVEHFCQSIANGMLTKGTVRFGSSNLEVGQMVVQHHSVEGDRVVLRTLSPVVVYSTLLRPDGRKYTCYFQPGDPDYNSLVENNLRKKYQAFYGKEAPQGVAKIQRLGRGEMRLLNYKGTVIKGYTGKVVLTGPGELLQMAVDAGIGSKNSQGFGCVELA; encoded by the coding sequence GTGCATATTTATTTTTCTCTGCATTCGACAGGCCAGTTGGAAATACCATTGCAATATAACCATCTAGTACAGGCAGCTGTATATAATGGCATTGATCCTAAACTAGCAGCTTTTTTACATGAGGAGGGATACCAAAGCGGGAGCCGCAACTTTAAGTTATTTGCTTTTTCACGGTTGTTGGGAAGATTTCGGATAGTCAAAGAAAAAAACACCATCATTTTTTCTGACAGTTTAACACTTGTTGTGTCTTCCCCGGTGGAGCATTTTTGCCAATCCATAGCTAATGGGATGCTGACCAAAGGAACAGTAAGATTTGGCAGCAGCAATCTGGAAGTCGGGCAAATGGTGGTCCAACATCATAGCGTTGAAGGAGACCGAGTGGTGCTTAGAACGCTGTCACCTGTTGTGGTATACAGCACCTTGCTGAGACCGGACGGAAGAAAGTACACATGCTATTTTCAGCCGGGAGACCCGGATTACAATTCTCTGGTGGAAAATAATTTGCGAAAAAAATATCAGGCCTTTTACGGGAAGGAAGCGCCGCAGGGCGTGGCCAAAATCCAGAGGTTAGGCAGAGGGGAGATGAGGTTGCTAAACTACAAAGGTACTGTGATTAAGGGATATACCGGGAAGGTGGTGTTAACCGGGCCGGGAGAACTGCTGCAAATGGCTGTGGATGCCGGGATTGGGAGTAAGAATTCACAGGGGTTTGGGTGTGTTGAGCTAGCTTAA
- the cas7i gene encoding type I-B CRISPR-associated protein Cas7/Cst2/DevR, which translates to MQAKCLTITYLTKASYASLNGGDKEADNISSIKKIQMSDGKEYPYKSSQAIRRDLREQLAVLGEELSETETAKQDKGAATTQGKPQQFIDDDLFGFMQADKVTIKRTSPVRVSPLIALEPYRGELDFATNYMGVKAGGNPNIFESEIHSGFYRGTILVELDRVGIADASNYELNLSNNEKKRRVSVLLDAIQTLWGVGRQSRFLADISPKFICGALLTVKNPIFLECLTTNDSLVNMPLIESTVNDFKNVVKDWVLGERKGFFEKDLEQALPMGEAFVKMKKWLDEVY; encoded by the coding sequence ATGCAGGCAAAATGTTTAACTATTACATACCTAACAAAGGCATCTTATGCGTCATTAAATGGAGGGGACAAAGAAGCTGACAATATTTCCAGCATAAAAAAAATTCAAATGAGTGATGGCAAGGAGTATCCATACAAGTCCTCACAGGCTATCCGCCGCGACTTGCGGGAGCAATTGGCCGTATTAGGTGAAGAGCTTTCTGAAACAGAAACTGCAAAGCAGGATAAAGGGGCTGCCACTACGCAGGGTAAGCCTCAGCAGTTTATTGACGATGATTTATTTGGTTTTATGCAAGCTGATAAAGTGACCATCAAACGGACGAGCCCGGTACGGGTATCACCTTTGATTGCTTTAGAGCCTTACCGGGGAGAACTGGATTTCGCTACAAACTATATGGGAGTTAAAGCAGGAGGGAATCCAAATATTTTTGAGAGTGAAATACACTCCGGTTTTTATCGCGGTACTATTTTAGTTGAGCTTGATCGAGTTGGAATTGCTGATGCAAGTAATTATGAACTAAATCTATCAAACAATGAAAAAAAGCGGCGGGTTTCAGTGTTATTAGATGCGATTCAGACCTTATGGGGTGTGGGGAGACAGAGTCGTTTCTTAGCAGATATATCTCCTAAGTTTATTTGTGGAGCATTATTAACGGTAAAAAATCCGATTTTCCTGGAGTGTTTGACTACTAATGACAGCTTGGTTAATATGCCACTAATTGAGTCAACAGTAAATGATTTTAAGAACGTGGTTAAAGATTGGGTTTTAGGAGAACGTAAAGGGTTTTTTGAAAAAGATTTAGAGCAGGCTTTACCAATGGGTGAAGCTTTTGTGAAAATGAAAAAATGGTTAGACGAAGTTTATTAA
- the cas5 gene encoding CRISPR-associated protein Cas5: MYGFSVVLSAETASFRDPSGQLYHATFPLPPLSTLIGIAGAAIGMDFQQIWEFFKKNDIRSGVKDINEKVTGKGIDLWKYQKIVSKETRGDILKREFLFQVTYGLYYGCNILSVLEEMRKGFVSPAWALSLGSSDDIAIIKAVSEIQVVSEGTVDVTGIKKTLIPGDYSKDYSFDWQTIKNTPVRTTLELPVVKQLPVDYVFTEDGERKGSSYKPFTFLTGVQQLKSPCQVFNFENKKIPLIPVG; the protein is encoded by the coding sequence ATGTACGGTTTTTCTGTCGTTCTTTCTGCTGAGACGGCATCCTTTCGTGATCCATCCGGACAACTTTATCATGCCACATTTCCATTACCACCTTTATCTACTTTGATAGGTATTGCCGGGGCCGCAATAGGTATGGATTTTCAACAGATATGGGAATTTTTCAAAAAGAACGATATCCGATCTGGGGTTAAAGATATTAACGAAAAAGTCACAGGTAAGGGGATAGACCTTTGGAAATATCAAAAAATTGTTAGCAAGGAAACCAGAGGAGATATTTTAAAAAGAGAATTCCTTTTCCAGGTAACTTATGGCTTATATTATGGGTGCAATATTTTAAGTGTTTTGGAGGAAATGCGTAAGGGATTTGTTTCCCCGGCATGGGCTTTATCACTGGGCAGTAGTGATGATATAGCCATAATTAAGGCGGTGTCAGAAATTCAGGTTGTATCTGAAGGGACGGTAGATGTGACAGGTATCAAAAAAACCTTGATACCCGGTGATTATTCGAAAGATTATTCTTTTGACTGGCAGACTATTAAAAACACTCCGGTTCGTACTACCCTCGAATTGCCTGTGGTAAAACAACTCCCTGTCGATTACGTATTCACTGAAGATGGAGAACGAAAAGGAAGTAGTTATAAACCATTTACTTTTCTTACCGGTGTACAGCAGTTGAAAAGCCCTTGTCAGGTTTTTAATTTTGAAAATAAAAAAATACCTTTGATTCCGGTTGGTTAG
- the cas3 gene encoding CRISPR-associated helicase Cas3' — protein sequence MYIYYAKPNKDETGTYKYHVGECYRIWEELTYSRVQALTYICRALDVSLAEFQSKTKRAILLHDAGKLLPPFQQQMKRLIAEKTVDAKLFFRHELASAWIMFISGFNDFKKNEYLIPWELLAVLGHHKNLQLDWHSFDRERAMGSLPGLNEQEIAYVIEVAQCFGVNLEIDIAMVAKTFAKNKWLKKLLYELQGRLISTKISEKPFNERQKVRVLYSLSRGLLMNCDWLASAKETEKLPVNHQMTSDILKGRIKGKVTKEGKDYYERPFHKKCEEQDGHILAIAPTGTGKTEASLLWATNGEPTKIIFLMPTMVTSNILYERIKTHYFSENECGLIHSSADTFFAQQKGVEEADNKTENARRMLSYFRAFMAPVMVATVDQALTSGFNTGHWCQKEWAFVGSRVIFDEIHAYQSYTLGLITATIEKVKLLGGKVCVMSATMPAFLRRHFQKMLGLSNPIVAEEVMGRKKCHWEYRDDDVDNMTEEILGYLEKGKKVAVVFNNVQAAQIAYRKWEKIWLKDKVLCYHSNYTMKDRQEHEGKLLREKDGEGRSIDFDLVIATQAIEVSLDISFDIMYSECAPLDSLIQRAGRCNRLNLEGVYKFIVFPASKIARDFVYNSSLQILERTVEVVKDNQEQLSEQKLQQMLEFVYDGFELGLNNKEYMEGYKITKEIAGAVDPQGFIFDLPISDDKVTRKFDLIKVSIIPLCYYDEVKELWERKKYSRLRLYEAPITEWKRKKLKWKDNPMGLPIYEVPYNRNEGIIDSDDDLTTRMI from the coding sequence ATGTATATTTATTATGCCAAACCAAATAAGGACGAAACTGGTACGTATAAGTATCATGTGGGTGAGTGTTACCGGATATGGGAAGAGTTGACATACAGCCGGGTGCAAGCCCTCACTTACATTTGCCGTGCCTTGGATGTTTCGCTTGCTGAATTTCAAAGTAAAACAAAAAGAGCCATTTTGTTGCATGATGCGGGTAAATTGTTGCCTCCTTTTCAACAACAAATGAAAAGGCTAATTGCAGAGAAAACCGTTGATGCGAAATTATTTTTCCGTCATGAATTGGCCTCTGCCTGGATTATGTTTATCTCTGGTTTTAATGATTTTAAGAAAAATGAATATTTGATTCCCTGGGAATTGTTGGCGGTATTAGGACACCATAAGAATTTACAATTGGACTGGCATAGTTTTGACCGTGAAAGGGCCATGGGCAGCCTGCCTGGCTTAAATGAACAAGAAATTGCGTATGTGATTGAAGTTGCTCAGTGTTTTGGAGTAAACCTTGAAATTGATATTGCAATGGTAGCAAAAACTTTTGCCAAAAACAAATGGCTTAAAAAATTATTATATGAACTACAGGGTCGATTAATTTCAACAAAAATAAGCGAAAAGCCTTTTAATGAGAGGCAAAAAGTAAGGGTGTTGTATTCTTTAAGCCGAGGTCTATTGATGAACTGCGATTGGTTAGCTTCTGCGAAAGAGACTGAAAAGTTACCTGTAAATCATCAAATGACCAGTGATATTTTAAAGGGAAGAATCAAAGGGAAGGTTACTAAAGAGGGTAAGGACTATTATGAACGGCCTTTTCATAAGAAGTGTGAAGAACAAGATGGGCATATTTTGGCAATTGCTCCAACCGGTACAGGGAAAACGGAAGCCTCTTTGTTATGGGCGACAAATGGTGAACCGACTAAAATAATCTTTCTTATGCCCACCATGGTAACTTCTAATATTCTCTATGAGCGGATCAAAACACATTATTTTTCTGAAAATGAGTGTGGATTAATTCACTCCAGTGCGGATACCTTTTTTGCACAACAAAAGGGTGTAGAAGAAGCAGATAATAAGACTGAAAATGCACGAAGGATGTTATCCTATTTCAGGGCATTTATGGCTCCTGTTATGGTGGCTACGGTAGACCAAGCGTTGACAAGTGGTTTTAATACGGGACACTGGTGCCAAAAAGAGTGGGCCTTTGTTGGTAGTCGGGTAATATTTGATGAGATTCACGCTTATCAGTCGTATACTCTTGGTTTAATTACAGCTACTATAGAAAAAGTGAAATTGTTGGGTGGCAAGGTTTGTGTGATGAGTGCCACAATGCCTGCCTTCCTGCGCCGGCATTTTCAAAAAATGCTGGGATTAAGTAACCCTATCGTTGCAGAAGAAGTTATGGGACGGAAAAAATGTCATTGGGAATATAGAGATGATGATGTTGATAATATGACAGAAGAAATCCTTGGATATTTAGAAAAAGGTAAAAAAGTAGCTGTTGTATTTAACAATGTCCAGGCTGCTCAAATTGCCTATCGAAAGTGGGAAAAAATATGGTTAAAAGATAAGGTGCTCTGTTATCACAGTAACTATACTATGAAGGACCGCCAGGAGCATGAAGGTAAATTATTAAGAGAAAAGGATGGTGAAGGCAGGTCCATTGACTTTGATTTGGTTATCGCTACTCAGGCTATTGAAGTTTCATTAGATATTAGCTTTGATATCATGTATAGTGAATGTGCTCCTTTAGACAGCTTAATTCAGCGAGCAGGTCGTTGTAACCGTCTTAACTTGGAAGGGGTTTATAAGTTTATTGTTTTTCCGGCTTCGAAAATTGCCCGAGATTTTGTTTATAATAGTTCGTTACAAATACTCGAAAGGACTGTTGAAGTGGTTAAAGATAACCAGGAACAATTAAGTGAACAAAAACTTCAGCAAATGTTGGAATTCGTATATGATGGTTTCGAATTAGGTCTTAATAATAAAGAATACATGGAAGGGTACAAAATTACTAAAGAAATTGCCGGTGCAGTTGATCCACAAGGATTTATTTTTGATTTGCCCATTAGTGATGATAAAGTAACTCGTAAATTTGATTTAATTAAAGTAAGTATAATCCCCCTGTGCTACTATGATGAAGTGAAAGAACTTTGGGAACGTAAAAAATATTCCCGGTTGCGTTTATATGAAGCGCCAATTACTGAGTGGAAAAGGAAAAAGTTAAAATGGAAAGACAACCCCATGGGTTTGCCAATCTATGAAGTCCCTTATAATAGAAATGAGGGGATTATTGACAGCGATGATGACCTTACCACTCGAATGATTTAA
- the cas4 gene encoding CRISPR-associated protein Cas4, whose translation MNDLHVTGTLIWYYYICHREVWLMARNVVPDQDNANVDLGRFIHEDTYQREKKEISFGNIKLDIVKKGKDGLVIGEVKKSSKFEASARMQLAYYLSELDRAGLKAKGELCFPKEKKRETVELTVELKTRLDSAVRDILRIAYLDRPPEPVRIKFCKNCAYAEFCWS comes from the coding sequence GTGAATGACCTCCACGTCACCGGTACTCTCATCTGGTACTACTATATCTGCCACCGCGAAGTGTGGCTGATGGCCCGCAATGTCGTGCCTGACCAGGATAACGCTAATGTTGATTTAGGCCGTTTCATCCATGAAGATACATATCAGCGTGAGAAAAAGGAAATCAGTTTCGGCAACATCAAGCTTGACATAGTAAAAAAGGGTAAAGACGGCCTGGTCATCGGTGAAGTAAAAAAGAGCAGCAAATTTGAGGCCAGCGCCCGGATGCAGTTAGCATATTACCTGTCGGAACTGGACAGAGCTGGTCTTAAAGCCAAGGGTGAACTTTGTTTTCCCAAGGAAAAGAAGCGGGAAACAGTTGAACTGACTGTTGAACTAAAAACCCGGTTAGATTCAGCGGTACGGGATATTTTACGGATTGCTTATCTTGATCGGCCTCCTGAGCCGGTCAGGATAAAATTCTGCAAAAACTGCGCCTATGCTGAATTCTGCTGGTCATAG
- the cas1b gene encoding type I-B CRISPR-associated endonuclease Cas1b, with protein sequence MKKIIYIFSNGELMRQDNTLKFHCEETNRFLPIEDISDIFVFGEVNINKKLLELLSQKEIVMHYFNYYGYYMGTFYPREHLNSGYMILKQAQVYQDTEKRMEIARAIIRGALKNIRQVLKYYSNRGKDLEKDIQRIGEFEQQIDDCSDICGLMAVEGNARECYYKTFDIIIDNKDFIFEQRTRRPPKNHLNSLISFGNSIMYTIVLSEIYKTHLDPRIGFLHATNFRRFSLNLDIAEIFKPILIDRVIFSLLSKKMIAKKDFESGLEGIMIKDKAKKLFVEELDNKLKTTIKHRDLGREVSYRRLIRLELYKLQKHLMSEKEYEPFVARW encoded by the coding sequence ATGAAAAAAATTATTTACATATTTTCGAATGGGGAGTTAATGAGGCAGGATAATACCCTTAAATTTCACTGTGAGGAAACCAACCGGTTTCTTCCGATTGAGGACATCAGTGATATATTTGTTTTCGGGGAAGTGAACATCAACAAAAAGCTTCTGGAACTACTATCACAGAAGGAAATTGTTATGCATTACTTCAATTACTATGGCTACTACATGGGTACTTTTTATCCGCGGGAACATTTGAATTCCGGGTATATGATTCTGAAGCAGGCTCAAGTTTACCAAGATACTGAAAAAAGAATGGAAATTGCCCGAGCTATCATAAGAGGAGCTTTAAAAAATATCAGGCAGGTATTGAAATATTACAGTAACCGGGGCAAAGACCTGGAAAAAGATATTCAGCGAATCGGGGAATTTGAACAGCAGATTGACGATTGTTCGGATATTTGTGGGCTTATGGCTGTAGAAGGCAATGCCAGGGAATGTTATTACAAAACTTTTGACATAATCATTGACAACAAAGATTTTATTTTTGAACAAAGGACAAGACGTCCACCCAAGAATCACCTAAACAGTCTAATCAGTTTTGGTAATTCCATCATGTATACTATAGTCCTCAGTGAGATTTACAAGACCCACCTTGACCCAAGGATTGGCTTCCTTCATGCTACCAATTTCCGCAGGTTTTCACTCAACTTGGACATAGCAGAGATTTTTAAGCCTATCCTTATAGACCGGGTAATATTCTCCCTGCTCTCAAAAAAGATGATTGCTAAGAAAGATTTTGAAAGTGGGTTGGAGGGAATTATGATCAAAGATAAAGCAAAAAAACTGTTTGTGGAGGAATTGGACAATAAGCTGAAAACTACAATCAAACACCGCGATCTGGGGAGAGAAGTCTCCTATAGAAGGTTGATCAGGTTGGAATTGTACAAACTGCAAAAGCACCTGATGAGCGAAAAGGAGTATGAACCCTTTGTAGCCAGATGGTAA
- the cas2 gene encoding CRISPR-associated endonuclease Cas2: protein MFVILVYDVNTKRVSKVLKRSRKYLNWVQNSVLEGEISEVNFKKLKTELQKIINIEEDSCLFYTFRTLKYSERESIGIKKGGEGVII from the coding sequence ATGTTCGTTATTTTGGTATATGATGTAAATACAAAGCGCGTCAGTAAAGTGCTGAAGCGGTCCCGGAAATACCTGAACTGGGTGCAGAACTCCGTCCTGGAAGGGGAAATCAGTGAAGTGAATTTTAAAAAATTGAAGACGGAACTGCAAAAAATCATTAACATTGAAGAAGATTCCTGCTTGTTTTATACCTTTCGAACTCTCAAATATTCTGAACGGGAAAGTATTGGAATAAAAAAAGGGGGAGAGGGAGTTATCATCTGA